The following are from one region of the Amycolatopsis sp. QT-25 genome:
- a CDS encoding DivIVA domain-containing protein, which produces MSFTAEDITGATFPNAPIGRRGYAKHEVDAFLERIADTISDRDDLTAAEVHHVMFSRPLIGKRGYDEREVDDFLDTVEEQLAHRTGQPVLKVPGARGEDEATAERAVPERGLVEFLRER; this is translated from the coding sequence ATGTCGTTCACGGCCGAAGACATCACCGGCGCCACTTTCCCCAACGCCCCGATCGGGCGGCGCGGATACGCCAAACACGAGGTCGACGCGTTTCTGGAGCGGATCGCCGACACGATCTCGGACCGGGACGACCTGACGGCCGCCGAGGTTCACCACGTCATGTTCTCGCGCCCGCTGATCGGCAAGCGCGGCTACGACGAACGCGAAGTCGACGATTTCCTCGACACGGTCGAAGAGCAACTCGCTCACCGGACCGGCCAGCCCGTACTCAAGGTGCCCGGCGCGCGTGGAGAGGATGAGGCGACCGCCGAACGCGCCGTTCCGGAACGCGGCCTCGTCGAGTTCCTGCGGGAGCGCTAG
- a CDS encoding DivIVA domain-containing protein — MPVTAFEARTRQFDRAPIGARGYHEPAVDAFLERVAATLDGDDDLSVSDVHNVAFAKAPLSKRGYDPAAVDAFLRDIEGTLAGLSQSADYYIAPALEHTHTRKPPWRRR, encoded by the coding sequence GTGCCCGTAACCGCATTCGAGGCCAGAACCCGGCAGTTCGACCGTGCGCCGATCGGCGCACGGGGCTATCACGAACCGGCGGTCGACGCGTTCCTCGAGCGGGTCGCGGCAACTCTCGACGGCGACGACGACCTGTCGGTTTCGGACGTCCACAACGTGGCGTTCGCCAAAGCGCCGCTTTCGAAACGAGGCTACGACCCGGCGGCCGTCGACGCGTTCCTCCGGGATATCGAAGGAACGCTGGCCGGACTGTCCCAGTCGGCCGACTACTACATCGCGCCCGCCTTGGAACACACCCACACCCGTAAGCCACCCTGGCGACGCCGCTGA